Proteins encoded within one genomic window of Amycolatopsis sp. 2-15:
- a CDS encoding cystathionine gamma-synthase: MVDDYSVLGFETRAIHAGQQPDPRTGAVIVPIYQTSTYAQDGVGGTREGDYEYSRTANPTRTALEQALASLEGARHALAFASGMAASDAVLRTTLRPGDHLVLGNDAYGGTFRLIDKVLSLWGIEHTVANLANVDEVRAALRPETKLIWCETPTNPLLGIADIAALAGVAHDAGARLVVDNTFATPYLQTPLALGADIVVHSTTKYLGGHSDVVGGAVLTNEDEVREQLFYLRNAAGAVPGPFDAWLTLRGLKTLALRMERHSDNAELIVQTLAKHPKVSKVYYPGLPDHPGHEVAAKQMRRFGGMVSFRHADGEQAALAVASRTKLFILAESLGGIESLIEHPGRMTHASTAGSTLQVPADLLRLSVGIEDGTDLVADLTAALG, encoded by the coding sequence ATGGTCGACGACTACTCCGTGCTGGGTTTCGAAACACGCGCCATCCACGCCGGGCAGCAGCCCGATCCGCGGACGGGCGCCGTTATCGTGCCCATTTACCAGACGTCGACCTACGCGCAGGACGGCGTCGGCGGCACCCGCGAGGGTGACTACGAGTACTCCCGCACGGCGAATCCCACGCGTACCGCGCTGGAGCAGGCCCTGGCCTCGCTCGAAGGCGCCCGCCACGCGCTGGCGTTCGCTTCGGGCATGGCGGCGTCCGACGCGGTGCTGCGCACGACCCTGCGCCCGGGCGACCACCTGGTGCTGGGCAACGACGCGTACGGCGGCACGTTCCGCCTGATCGACAAGGTGCTGAGCCTCTGGGGCATCGAGCACACCGTCGCCAACCTCGCGAACGTCGACGAGGTCCGCGCGGCGCTGCGGCCCGAGACCAAGCTGATCTGGTGCGAGACGCCCACCAACCCGCTGCTCGGCATCGCCGACATCGCGGCGCTGGCCGGCGTGGCCCACGACGCGGGCGCGCGCCTGGTCGTCGACAACACCTTCGCCACGCCCTACCTGCAGACGCCGCTGGCCCTCGGCGCCGACATCGTGGTCCACTCCACGACCAAGTACCTCGGCGGCCACTCCGACGTCGTCGGCGGGGCCGTGCTCACCAACGAGGACGAGGTCCGCGAGCAGCTGTTCTACCTCCGCAACGCCGCCGGCGCTGTTCCCGGCCCCTTCGACGCGTGGCTCACGCTGCGCGGCCTGAAGACGCTGGCGCTGCGCATGGAGCGGCACAGCGACAACGCCGAGCTGATCGTGCAGACGCTCGCCAAGCACCCGAAGGTCTCGAAGGTCTACTACCCGGGCCTGCCCGATCACCCCGGCCACGAGGTCGCGGCCAAGCAGATGCGCCGCTTCGGTGGCATGGTGTCCTTCCGCCACGCCGACGGCGAGCAGGCCGCGCTGGCCGTCGCGTCGCGCACCAAGCTCTTCATCCTGGCCGAGTCCCTGGGCGGCATCGAGTCCCTCATCGAGCACCCGGGCCGCATGACCCACGCCTCCACGGCGGGCTCCACGCTCCAGGTCCCGGCCGACCTGCTGCGCCTCTCCGTCGGCATCGAGGACGGCACCGACCTGGTCGCCGACCTCACTGCTGCGCTGGGCTGA
- the ilvA gene encoding threonine ammonia-lyase has protein sequence MELVSIERIEEARKLLEGITRVTPMEHARDLRRLHGGPVYLKCENLQRTGSFKIRGAYTRIHGLTQEERARGVVAASAGNHAQGVALASSLLGISSTVFMPLRAPLPKLAATRGYGADVHLHGAVLEETLAEAIAFSERTGAVFIHPFDHVDVIAGQGTVGLEILEQVPGAKTVLVATGGGGLVGGVAAAVKGLRPDIRVVGVQAEDAAAYPPSLAAGSPVRLRELHTMADGIAVGEPGPVSYAHVSSLVDDVVTVSEESLSRAVLLCLERRKLVVEPAGAATVAALMQHPGAFEPPVVAILSGGNVDPVLLQQIIQHGMTAGGRYLKLHLRVPDRPGSLVSVLTCVKELGANVLDVEHSRISGSLALGEVDVALALETRGPEHCKQVEAALADAGFTIVS, from the coding sequence ATGGAACTGGTCAGCATCGAGCGGATCGAGGAGGCGCGCAAGCTCCTCGAGGGCATCACCAGGGTGACCCCCATGGAACATGCCCGCGACCTGCGGCGCTTACACGGCGGCCCGGTCTACCTCAAGTGCGAAAACCTGCAGCGCACCGGGTCGTTCAAGATCCGCGGCGCCTACACCCGCATCCACGGTCTCACCCAGGAGGAACGCGCTCGCGGCGTCGTGGCGGCGAGCGCCGGCAACCACGCGCAGGGAGTGGCGCTGGCGTCTTCGCTGTTGGGGATCTCGTCGACGGTCTTCATGCCACTGCGCGCGCCCCTGCCGAAGCTCGCGGCCACCCGCGGCTACGGTGCCGACGTGCACCTCCACGGTGCCGTCCTCGAAGAGACGCTGGCGGAGGCCATCGCGTTCTCCGAGCGCACCGGGGCGGTGTTCATCCACCCGTTCGACCACGTCGACGTGATCGCCGGGCAGGGCACCGTCGGCCTGGAGATCCTGGAGCAGGTGCCCGGTGCGAAGACCGTGCTCGTGGCCACGGGCGGTGGTGGCCTGGTCGGCGGCGTCGCGGCGGCGGTGAAGGGGCTGCGGCCCGACATCCGCGTGGTGGGCGTGCAGGCCGAGGACGCCGCCGCGTACCCGCCTTCGCTGGCGGCCGGCTCGCCCGTGCGCCTGCGCGAGCTGCACACGATGGCCGACGGGATCGCGGTCGGCGAGCCGGGGCCGGTCAGCTACGCGCACGTGTCTTCGCTGGTCGACGACGTCGTCACGGTCAGCGAGGAGTCACTGTCCCGCGCGGTGCTGCTGTGCCTCGAGCGGCGCAAGCTCGTGGTCGAGCCCGCCGGCGCCGCGACGGTCGCCGCGCTGATGCAGCACCCGGGCGCCTTCGAGCCGCCGGTGGTGGCGATCCTGTCGGGCGGCAACGTCGACCCCGTGCTGCTCCAGCAGATCATCCAGCACGGCATGACGGCCGGCGGCCGCTACCTCAAGCTCCACCTGCGCGTGCCCGACCGGCCCGGCTCGCTCGTCTCCGTGCTGACGTGCGTGAAAGAGCTCGGCGCCAACGTCCTCGACGTCGAGCACTCCCGCATCTCGGGCAGCCTCGCCCTCGGCGAGGTCGACGTGGCGCTCGCCCTGGAAACCCGCGGCCCCGAACACTGCAAGCAGGTCGAGGCCGCCCTCGCCGACGCCGGTTTCACCATCGTCTCGTGA